Part of the Nakamurella alba genome is shown below.
CGGGGCCTGACGTGCCGATGAATTCCGGTGGTTGACAGCTCTGGCGTGGCCGGGCAATGATCGTCCCATCAAACAGTACGACGTGTTCCACTCTGTAGAACGCTTGGGAGCTTACCCGATGAGTATCGGCAGGACCGTGTTGTTCACCCCGGGAGACCATCCCCGGCGGATCGCGAGTGCGTTCGGTTCCCGTGCCGACGCCGTCGTTCTCGATCTCGAGGACGGTGTCGGACCGGGTGCGCGTGGTGCGGCGAGGTCGACGGTGGTCGAAGCATTGCGCGGGACGTCCCGTGCGGGACTCTTCGTGCGCATCAACGGTGTCGGAACCGCCGACCATGCATCAGATCTCGCCGCGATCGGTGCCGTTCTGGGCCGACTGGACGGGGTCGTGCTGCCGAAGGTCGAATCGCTCGATCAGCTGGTCCGGCTGGACGAACACCTGCGGGGGCTGGAACGGTCGGCCGGCGTCCCGGTGGGCTCCGTTCGGGTGGTGCCGGTGGTGGAGTCGGCCGCGGGAGCTCTCGCTGCGTCCGAGATCGCGACCGGTCCAAGGGTTGTCGCGCTGATGCTGGGTGTGCTCGATCTGGCCGCGGAGCTGGGGATGTCACCGGTCGCCGGCGCCGGTGGGATCGATCACCTGCGCGTGCAGATCGCCGTGGCATCGAGGGCCGCCGGGCTCGGGGCACCGATCGACGGGCCGCACCCGGACCTGGACGATGCCGCCGGCATCTCCGCCAGCAGTGCGGCATCCCGTGCGTTGGGTTACGGCGGGCGGGTGGTGCTGCATCCGTCCGCGATCGACACCGTCGACCGCGCCTATCGCCCGACCGACGCGGAGATCAACCGCGCAACAGCAGTTCTCGCTGCGGTGGACGCCGTGCCGGGCGTCGGCAGCCTACGCCTCCCGGACGGCACATTCGTGGACGCGCCGGTCGTCGCCCAAGCGCGTTCGCTGCTCGCTGACGTAGGGGAGGTGGCCCGTGACCACGTTGCCGCTCGATGACATCACCGTCGTAGGGCTGGAGCAGGCGGTCGCAGCGCCGTACGCGACCCGCCTGCTCGCCGACCTCGGGGCCAGGGTCATCAAGATCGAGCACCCCGACGGTGGCGATTTCGCCCGTGGATACGACGCGGTGGTGGGCGGTCAGTCGTCGGTGTTCGTCTGGCTGAACCGCGGCAAGCAGTCGGTGCAGTTGGATCTGAAGAACCCCGTCGGCCGCGCGGCACTCGAAGGCGTGCTCGCAACCGCCGACGTCTTCGTCACCAACCTCTCGCCGCGTGCGCTTGCCGCCCTGGAGCTCGATGTGGCCGCCGTCGTGGCGCGACATCCTGGACTGATCGTCTGCGCCGTGTCCGGGTACGCGCCCGATGGACCCCAACCCGAGCGCAAGGCCTACGACGCCCTCGTGCAGGCCGAGGCGGGACTGATGGCCATCACCGGGGCACCGGACGCGCCGGCCAAGACCGGGATCTCGGTGGCCGACATCGCTGCCGGATCCTTCGCCTACAGCGGCGTTCTCGCCGCTCTTCGTCACCGCGACCGGACCGGGGAGGTGCTGCCGGTCCAGGTCCCGTTGTTCGGGGCGCTCACCGAGTGGATGAGTTACCCGCTCTACTACACGATGTACGGCGGCGCTGCGCCCACGCCGATGGGCACCGCCCACCCGACGATCGCCCCGTACGGGGCGGTGCACACTGCTGACGGCCGCCGGCTGATGATCGCGGTGCAGAACGACCGCGAGTGGCGGCGACTGTGTCTGGAGGTGCTCGATGCCCCGGACCTGCTCCAAGACCCCCGGCTGCACACCAACGAGCTGCGGGTCGCCCACCGCGCTGAGCTGGACCTCCTGCTGGACCGGGCATTTCGCACCGTTCCGGAGAACGACCTGGTGGACAGACTGGAGAACGCCCGGCTCGCCTGGGCACGTCTGAACGAGATCGAGGACCTGGAGGTACATCCCGAGCTGGGAGTGGCGGCCCGGTGGCTGGCGACGCCGACCCCGGAGGGTGTCGTCCGCACGTTGACCCCGATCGCCACCCCCGGTGGGCGGGTGGCGCGGGACGGAGCGGTGCCGGCGTTGGGTGAGCACACCGCGACCGTGCTCGAGGGCCTGGCCGCACCGGCAGGCGCCGCGGAGACCACGATCCCGAGAGGAAGGGAGACGGCATGACCGTCCACGACGGTTGGCAGGGAAGATTCTTCGAGGACTTCGTGCCGGGTGACACCTTTCTGCACCCGCTGGGTCGAACGTTGACCACGACCGACAACATCTGGTTCACACTGCTCACCCAGAACACGGCACCCTTGCATTTCGACCACGAGTACGCGCGTCGGACCGAGTTCGGCCGGCCGTTGGTCAACTCCACCCTGACCCTGGCCCTGGTCGCGGGTCAGAGCGTCACCGACGTCTCCCAGAATGTCTTCGCCAATCTCGGTTGGGGGGACATCAGCCTGCCGGCTCCGGTGTTCGAGGGCGACACGATCCACTCGCGGTCGACCGTGGTTGCGGTCCGCGAGTCCCGGTCGAGGCCGACCCTCGGTGTGGTGACCGTCCGTACGACCGGCCTGAAGCAGTCGGGGGACATCGTGATCGAGTTCAGCCGGACCCTGTTGGTCTACAAGCGCGGGCACGGCCCGCGATCGGAGGAGGCGGCGTGACCACCACCGCTGCGGCACCATCCACCACGGCCGGGTCTGTCGACCGGTCCGAACTGCGCCGCGACCTACGGCAGCTCACCGACGCGGTGTGCGCCGATCATCCCGACCCGTACTGGCGGGAGGTGGACGAGGCCCGCCGCTACCCGCAGGAATTCGTGGACGCACTCACCCGGACCGGACTGCTCGGCGCGCTGGTGCCGGAGGAGTACGGCGGTCTGGGTCTGGGGCTGGGAGACGCCTCGGTCGTGCTGGAGGCGATCAACGCCAACGGTGGCAACGCCGGGCCGGTGCATGCCCAGCTCTACACGATGGCGTCGGTCCTCCGCCACGGGAGCGAGGAGCAGAAGCGCCGGTACCTCCCCGGCATCGCGACGGGCGAGATCCGACTGCAGGCGTTCGGGGTCACCGAGCCGACGGCGGGCACCGACACCACCTCGATCCGCTCGACCGCCACCCGGACCGACGACGGGTACGTCGTCAACGGCCAGAAGGTGTTCATCTCCCGGGTCCAACACTCCGACCTGATGCTGTTGCTCGCCCGCACGGCGCGTCGGGAGGACGGTCGCCGTCCGTCGGACGGCATGTCGCTGTTCCTCATCGATCTCCGCGAGACCTCCGGCGTGGATGTGCGTCCCATCAGGACCATGGTCAACCACGAGACCAACGAGGTGTACTTCGACAACGCCCGGATCCCGGCCGACAGCCTGATCGGAGAAGAGGGAAAGGGATTTCGCTACGTCCTGGACGGGATGAACGCCGAGCGGATCCTCATCGCCTCGGAATGCATCGGCGACGGGCGGTGGTTCGTGGGACGAGCCTCCCGCTACGCATCCGAACGGCAGGTGTTCGGCCGTCCCATCGGGCAGAACCAGGGCGTCCAGTTCCCGATCGCGCAGGCTCACGTGCACATCGAGGCTGCTGATCTCATGCGCTGGCGGGCGGCCGATCTGTTCGACTCCGGGCTGCCGTGCGGGGCGGAGGCCAACATGGCGAAACTGCTCGCATCCAACGCCTCGTGGGAGGCCGGCGACGTCGCGCTGCAGACCCACGGCGGGTACGGCATGGCGGCCGAGTACGACATCGAGCGCAAGTTCCGCGAGACGAGGCTGTACCGCATCGCCCCGATCTCGTCGAACCTCATCCTGTCCTACGTGGGCGAACACGTTCTCGGCATGCCCCGATCGTTCTGATCTGCCGGTCGTCACCCCCGGCCCGGACCGGTCCGACACCTCTCCGGCACCATCGGTCCGGTCCCATTCAGGAAGGAGCAGCACATGGGCACGACGTTCCACGACCTGGCTTCCTGGGCGGCGGACCTGGTCGCGACGGACTCCGATCGCGACCTCGCCCGGACGGCACTGACGGACACCCTCGCCGTGACACTCGCCGCGGAGCACGAGCCGGTCGTCGCACGGACCGCGGGTCTGCCGGCCGCCCTGCGGTGGGCCGCCATCGGGCACGTCCTGGACCTGGACGACGTGCACCTGCCGTCCACCTCGCACATCAGCGTGGTCTGCGTGGCCGCGGCCCTGGCTGCCGGGGGGAGCGAACAGGAGTACCTGGCGGGCGCCGGCGTGATGGCGCGACTGGGCACCGCCTTGGGCTGGGGTCACTACCGGAGAGGCTGGCATACGACCTGCACGGCCGGAGCTCCCGCTGCTGCGGCGACGGCGGCGCTCTCCTTCGGGCTCGGCGCCGAAGGGGTGGTGCGGGCCATGGCTCTGGCAGTGCCGGCGGCAGGTGGCCTGCAACGGGCGTTCGGCACCGAGGCGAAACCGCTCCAGGTCGGATTCGCCACCGACGCGGGCGTCCGTGCGGCGCAACTGGCTGCTGCCGGGGCGACCGTCGACCCGTCCGCACTGGATCGCTGGTTCGAGTTGCTCGGCGGGGCCGCGGAGCCCGATCTGTCCGGACCTGCGGTGCCGGGAGGACTCGCCGTCAAACCTTTCCCTTGCTGCTACGCCCTGCAACGACCGATCGGAGCCGTCCGGCTCCTCGGGCCGGTCGACGTCGACCGGATCGACCGGGTGGAGGTGCGCGTCGCGGAATCCACGCTGCAGCCGCTGATCCGGGACCGCCCGGGAACCGGTGCGGAGGCCCGGTTCTCACTGCCCTACGCCATCGCGGCAACACTGGTCGACGGTTTCCCGACGACGGCGTCGTTCTCCGATGCCGCTGTGATCCGGCCGGAGATCACCCGGCTGCTGGACCGCATCGACATCACGGTGACGCCCGGCGGCGACGGCGTGCTCGCCGGTGACACCACGGTACGGCTCGCCTTCATCGACGGTCCGGACGTCAGCCGCACCCTGCAGGTCCCGCCCGGCCACCCGGAGCACCCGATGCCCGCGGACGACTTCGCCGCGAAGGTGGCCGGCTGCGTCGGGCCACGCCGGGCGCCCGACATCCCCGGGATGAGTTGGTCCGCGGCAGCGACGCTGCTCGCGGCCACCTTTCCGGGCTCCTCGGCCGCCCGACTGCCGTCAGCACCCGACCGTGCGGAACGCCTGGAACCGCAGGGCCGCTGAACCGCAAGGGCCGCTGAACCGCTGAAATCCCCCGTACCGCAGAGAAAGTGACCGAACATGGCCGAGTTCCTGGTGTTCATCGACAACACCGACCTCTGGGCGCTACCCCGGGACGAGTTCGTCGCGGTGGTCGAGCGCGAGCAGGCCGCCGGCCTGGCGCTCCTGGAGAAGGGCACGCTGCAGAAGCTCTGGCGGCTGCCCGGTGAGAAGGGGAACGTCGGCATCTGGTCGGCGACCGACGCGGACGAGCTCCACGAGGCCCTGCAGTCATTGCCCATCTTCCCGTACGCACGGATCCAGGTCCGCGCGCTCGCGACCCACCCCTTGCACACCGGCGACTACACGTTCGCCCGCTGAAAGGCCCGCACCACCGCACGTGCACCTCACCATTCCCGACGTCGCAGAGGCAGAACCACCGATGACACAGACGCGCTACTCCGGGTACCGGTCCTTCTCCTACCTCGAGCCCGGCCGTGACTTCGTCGACTTCACCCTGTCCGCGGAGCGGGACCGGGTGCCGGGGTACGTCGTCGAGCTGACCACCGACCAGGAGAACCGGGCGGACCGGCTGCTGGCGGACAACATCGCGATCTCCCTGCACGACCACCCGGTCCGGCTTCCCGAGCGCACAGAGCAGGAGCTGTACGCATGGAACCGCGAGGGGCGGCTGGCCTATGGCTACGAAGGTCTGAGCACCTCCGGACTGGATGCGGTCTTCGACAACCTCGGTTGGGGTGCCTGCGAGTCGCGCAACGGGTGGAAGTGGGATGACGTCATCACCGACATGGGCATGCGCTTCTGCGATTTCGCCCACCAGGACTATGCGATCAGAGCCGGTTCGGTGGCGGACATCCGTCGTGCCCACGCCGAAGGTCGGCTGGCGGTGTTCGCCGGCCTCGAGGGTGCGGCGCTGATCGAGAACGAGGTCGACCGGCTGGATGTGCTGTACGGCCTCGGCATCCGGCAGATGGGGGTCGCCTACAGCGACGCCAACGCGCTCGGCAGCGGTCTGAGGGAGAAGGGCGACGGCGGGCTCACCCAGTTCGGCCGCCGCGCCGTCCGGCGGATGAACCAGCTCGGCATCGCCATCGATGTCTCCCACTCGGGCGATCGCACCGCGCTGGATGTGATCTCGGCGAGCGAGAAGCCGGTGCTGATCACGCATGCCGGAGCGCGCGGGCTGTGGGACACCCCGCGGATGAAGCCCGACGAGGTCATCCGCGCCTGTGCCGACTCCGGGGGGATGATCGGGATCGAAGCCGCGCCGCACACCACGATCAGTCCGGAGCACCGTCGGCACACCATCGACTCGGTGATGGACCACTTCCGCTACTGCGTCGACCTCGTCGGGATCGACCACGTGGGCTTCGGCCCCGACACCTTCTTCGGTGACCACATGGGCCTGCACCACGCCATGAGCGAGAAGCTCGGCGTCGCCGATGCCATCACCTCCGGCCCGCAGTTCGAGCCGGTCGACCACGTCGAGGGGTTGGAGAACCCGGGGGAGTGCTTCAGGAACATCACCCGCTGGCTCGTCGCGCACGACTACTCCGACACCGAGATCACCGCCGTGATCGGAGGGAATGCCCTCCGGGTGCTCGAGAGCATCTGGTAGGCCGCACGTCGCTCGGAACCACCGCCCCGCGGCGATGTCGCCCCGGGTCCATCCGCCCTGCCCGAAAAGGAGTGTTCATGCCCCCCAGAAGGATCCTCGGTGCGGCCATGGTCGGTCACGTCGTCGAGTCGTTCGACTTCGTGATCTACGGCTACTCGGCCACCATCATCGCCCGGCACTTCTTCCCGTCCGGCAACGAGACCCTGGCCATCCTCTCGACGCTCGCGGTGTACGGGATCGCCTTCATCGTCCGGCCTCTCGGTGGCGCCGTGTTCGGCAGCATGGGTGACCGGCTCGGCCGCCGGACGGCTCTGTCGACGGTCGTGCTCATCATGGCGGTCTCCACGGCGGCGATCGGGGTGCTGCCCACCTACACCTCTGTCGGGTTCCTGGCACCGTTGCTGCTGCTGATCTGCCGTCTCGCGCAGGGTCTGTCGATGGGTGCGGAGTACACCAGCGCGGCGTCGTACGTGATGGAACAGGCGCCGCCGGCCCGCCGTGGCCTCTGGACCAGTGCGGTCGGCAGCGCGACCTTCATCGGCGCGGCCCTCGCCGTTTTCCTGCTCCTCGGCCTGCAGTTGTCCTCGGCGACGGCCTACAGCGACTGGACCTGGCGGCTGCCTTTCCTGCTGGGCGGCGCCATGGCACTGATCGGCCTCTACATGCGACTCCGGCTCGAGGAGACAAAGACCTTCCGTGCGCTCGAGGACTCCGGCGAGACATCACGAACCCCGGTTCGGGACTCCTTCCGCAACTGGCGGGTCTTCCTGCTCCTGCTGGCGATCTTCTCGCTGCTCGCCGTCGTCGCCCAGAATTTCCTCGGCTACCTGCCGACGTACCTCACCAAGACGGCCGGTCTGTCCTCCGTCACGACTCTGGTCGCCTCCGGGATCGCACTGGTCCTGTGCGCCGCCCTGTCCATCGCGACAGGGGCGTTGTCCGACCGTATCGGCCGCAAACCGCTGTTGGTGGGCGGCGTGATCGTGGCCGTCGTGGGCTCGATCCCGGCCTACATGATCGCCGCCGGCGGATCCCTGGCCACCACCGTCGTCGCGCAGATCCTGCTGGTGATCCCGGCGGCACTGGTCGGCATGACGGCCACCATCGTCGCAGTGGAGCTGGTGCCACCGCGGATCCGTGCCACGAGCACGGCTCTGACCTACAACATCGCCTATGCGGTGTTCGGTGGTACCGCTCCATTGGTCGGTGCCTTGCTCACGGCTCAGTTCGGCCGACTCGCGCCCGGCGCCTACATCACGGTGCTGGCGGCACTCGCACTGGTCGTGGTGATCATCGCGCTGCCCGAGACCCGCCACCGATCGGTGGACGATCGTGCGGCGACCGAGAAGAATGCGCGGACCGTGACCGGTACGGTGTCGAGCTCGTGAGCCCCGCGACCATCGCCGGCCGCTCGGATGTGGAGGAGGACGGCGTGGCGACCCGACCCGAAGATCGCATCCGCGAGGAGTTCGACCGCGAACTGCCGACGATACTTGCTCTCTCACATCACATGTCGGCCAATCCCGAACTCGCCTTCGAGGAGCACGGCACCGCTGCCGCCATCCTCGCGGTGCTCCGGGAACACGGTGGGTTCACCGTCGAGGAGTCGGTCGGCGGCCTGGCCACCGCCTTCACGGCGACGGTCGGGTCCGGCGGGCTCGTGGTCGGGCTCTGTGCCGAGCTGGACGCGCTGCCCGGCATCGGTCACGGCTGCGGACACAACGTGATCGCGGCGAGCGCGGTCGGCGCGGCACTTGCGCTGGCCCCCGTGGCCGACCAGTTGGACCTGACCGTCCGGCTGCTCGGCACCCCGGCAGAGGAACGCGGAGCGGGCAAGGCGATCCTGTTGCGCCACGGCGTCTTCGACGGGCTGCACGCCGCCCTGATGGTGCATCCGACGCTGAAGGACATGGCCACGCCGCACATCCGGGCGCTCGGCCACTGGGCGGTATCCTTCCACGGCCGGACCGGGCACGCGTCCAGACCGTTCGACGCGCTCAACGCCGCGGATGCCGTGACCGTCGCCCAGGTCGCGATCGGACTGCTCCGGCAACAGATGCGGGACTCCGATCGGGTGCACACGGTGATCAAGCACGCCGGTGATTCGGTCAACGTGATTCCGGGAGAGGCGATCGTCGAGGTCATGGTGCGCTCGGACGATCTCAGCCAGGTCGAGGAACTCTGGAGCAGGGTCCGTGCATGCTTCGAGGCGGGCGCGTTGGCAGCCGGTGTCACGATGGAGATCAGCGAGCCGCTGATGTGGCTCAACGGTTTCCGCCACGACTCCGACCTGGCACACCTGTTCCGTCAGAACGCAGAGGCCCTGGGTCGCACCTTCCCCGACTACCCGGACCGGTCCCTCGGATCCACCGACATGTCCGAGGTCTCCGTGCACATGCCGGCCATCCACCCCGTGCTCTCGTTGGCCGGAGCTCCGGAGGACGGCAACCACACCGCCGCGTTCGCCCGGCTCGCCGCCGGTCCCGAGGGCGACAGGGCCGTGCGTGACGGAGGTCTCGCGCTGGCCCTGACCATCGCCGATGCCGCACTCGACAGAGAACTGCGGCATCGCCTCACCCGACCCGGGCCGTTCCGCTGGTCCAGCCCTGCAGGAGGAACCCAGAGATGAGAGCCGCGCAGATCACGGCATTCGGCGGTCCCGAGGTGTTCTCGGTGACCGATGTCCCCACCCCGGAGGTGGCACCCGGAGAGGTCCTCGTGCGGCTCCGGGCAGCGGGACTCAACCGGGCCGACATCGTGATCCGGGAGGGCCGATTCCCGGAAGCGCCGCCGCCGCCGATGACCCTCGGCGTGGAGGGAGCCGGTGAGGTAGTCGAGATCGGCGACGGTGTCGATGGTTTCCTGCCTGGTGACCGTGTGGTCATCAACCCCATGAAGTTCTGCGGGCACTGCGAACGATGCCTGCGCGGACAGGACAGCGAATGTCTGTCGCTGCAGGTGGTCGGGGAGCACTTCGACGGCACCTATGCCGAATTCATCTCGCTGCCTGCGCGGCTGCTGATCCCGGCGCCGGAGCGGCTGGGTTTCGAGCAACTGGCCGTCGGGGTGGTGCCGTACATGACGGCCTGGCACATGCTGAAGACCAGGGGGCAGGTCGCCGCCGGTGAGACGGTGCTGGTCGTGGGGGCCGGCAGTGGTGTCGCCGGTGCGGCGATCCAGGTGGCGAAAGCCCTGGGCGCCACCGTGATCGCCACCACCAGCAGCGCACGCAAGGAGGAGCAGGCACGAGCACTGGGTGCCGACGAGGTGGTCAACTACCGCACCAGGCCGGACTTCGACGTGGCGGTGAAGGAGCTCACCGGCGGGCGTGGTGCGGATCTCGTGCACGACTCGGTCGGCGCGGCAACGCTGCAGAAGTCGATCGATGCAGCGGCCCACGGTGGCCGGCTGGTCGGGATGGGATCGCACACCGGCCGCTCGGTCGAGCTGGATCTCTGGAGCATCTACCGGCGCGAGATCACCGTGCTGGGTTGCCACACGTCCAACCGGGCCGAGATCGCGGAGTTCCTGCCCCTGCTCGCCGACGGTTCGATCACGCCCGTGATCGATTCCGTCTACCCGTTGGAGTCCGCAGTCGAGGCGCAGGCGCGCCTCGATGCCCCCGAACGGTTCGGGAAGGTGGTGCTGTCGATCGGCTGACGACTGTTCCGTACGGGCTGCTACCCTGTCCCGCAGGGCGGAACGATCTGTCCAGGATTGATCCTGCAGCGAGGGAGGGCTGGACGATGGCGCAGGTCGAGGGCAGCAAGGGCATCAGCAGTGTGCTCAGCACGCTCCGGGTGCTCGAGGTGGTCGCGCAGCGTCAGCCGATCGGCGTCTCGGAGCTCGCCCGGGCCACCGGGATGCCGAAGAGCAGCATCCATCGCTGCCTGACCACCTTGCGTGAAGCCGGTTGGTTGCGCATCGTCGACCCGGCACGGGTGCTCTGGGGGGTGACGAGCAAGCCTCTGGACATCGGGCTGGCCGGTTCGAGCGAGCAGAGCCTGCGCGAGGTTGCGCGAGGTCATGTCGAAGCCCTGCGCGACGAGACCAACGAGACAGTTCACCTGGTGATCCGGGACGGTGACTCCCTCACCATCATCCTGCGCGAGGATTCCAACCAGGCGGTGCGCACCTTCGTCGAGATCGGGACCCGGGCCCCGCTGCACGCCACGTCATGCGGTCTTGCGGTGCTCGCTGCACTCGACGACGACGAGGTGACGGGTCTGCTCGACCGAGGCCTGGCGCACTACACCGACACGACACCGACCACCGTGCAACAGGTCCGGGACCAGGTCGACCTCACCCGGGGTCGGGGGTACTCGGTCAACGACGAGTCCTGGTGGCGACCGGAAGTCAGTGCCATCGGAGCCGCTATCACCAACTCGGCCGGGCGCCCGGTTGCGGCGCTGGCCATTTCCATCCCGTCGAGCCGCTTCGATCGCGACCGGATCGATGACCTCGGGTCGCGTGCGGTGCGCACTGCGAAGGCGATCTCCGGCGCGCTCGGCGCGCACTGATCCCCGAGTCGCACCGGCGAGCCTGGCGAAACCTGTTTCCCCGAGGTTGATATCGCTTCCCGATGAGCATCGGTCGGACCGCGGATCCGTTGACAAGTCGCGACTGCGAACCCTAGTGTTCATTTATACAGGACAAGTCGTTCCGCCTCTCGGAACGCCCGGTTGGAGAAGGATCCCTGATGGCCGCTCTCGAGATCTCCCGGTCCGTGCGCGAGGTGCACTGCCCCGACGGCACCACGATCAGCTATTCCGTCGGGGGCGGTCCCGGTGGACCCACGCTGGTGGCGGTCCATGGGATGTGCTGTCGCAAGGAGCACTTCGACGCCCTGATCGAGTACCTACCGACCGACTACCGTGTGGTGGCAGTTGATCTCGCAGAACACGGCGCCTCCAGATCGGACCGTTCCGACTTCAGCATCACGTCGTTCGCCCGTGACGTGCTCGCGGTGGTGGAGGCGGAGCAGGTCGACCGTTGCATCGTCGTCGGACACTCGATGGGTGGAGCCGTCGGCATCGAACTGGCGGTGATCGCACCTGAGAAGATCGATGCGGTGGTCGGTCTCGACTCGGTGCACTATGCCGGACTGTACCCGGCGCAGACCGCGGAAGCCGTGGCGGCAGTGGTC
Proteins encoded:
- a CDS encoding IclR family transcriptional regulator, whose protein sequence is MAQVEGSKGISSVLSTLRVLEVVAQRQPIGVSELARATGMPKSSIHRCLTTLREAGWLRIVDPARVLWGVTSKPLDIGLAGSSEQSLREVARGHVEALRDETNETVHLVIRDGDSLTIILREDSNQAVRTFVEIGTRAPLHATSCGLAVLAALDDDEVTGLLDRGLAHYTDTTPTTVQQVRDQVDLTRGRGYSVNDESWWRPEVSAIGAAITNSAGRPVAALAISIPSSRFDRDRIDDLGSRAVRTAKAISGALGAH
- a CDS encoding alpha/beta fold hydrolase; translation: MAALEISRSVREVHCPDGTTISYSVGGGPGGPTLVAVHGMCCRKEHFDALIEYLPTDYRVVAVDLAEHGASRSDRSDFSITSFARDVLAVVEAEQVDRCIVVGHSMGGAVGIELAVIAPEKIDAVVGLDSVHYAGLYPAQTAEAVAAVVDPMAADWIGGTRGLITWGTVPGSDPEVSEDMFRQMSGMRQPAGLRALRGLLEWDLGAALSATDRPLVVFAARDLYDVEANRVLEDRVTFHSVDLGGHFFLVDHAQETAQLLVDAVGRLAGGRA